The Salmo trutta unplaced genomic scaffold, fSalTru1.1, whole genome shotgun sequence sequence ctaacctctcaccgttaccaataacagaggatacaacaaaacatgctaacctctcaccattaccagtaacagaggatacaacaaaacatgctaacctctcaccattaccaataacagaggctacaacaaaacatgctaacctctcaccattaccaataacagaggctacaacaaaacatgctaacctctcaccattaccaataaaagaggatacaacaaaacatgctaatctctcaccattaacctcaaataaaaggtgacattctgtactgtcacctaataaGAAACATTATATCTGAAATaaaaaatgctggagcatagcaccacatttaaaactgtaagcttcacagTCCAAACACatgtggtgtggactatgtgtgtctggtaaacacatgtggatctggtgaacagttatcacttgtggaccaactacaggaatactgacctcagagtctccagtttacagaggggattccccagtccagcagagagcagctccactcctgaatcctccaggtcattgttactcaggtccagctctctcaggtgtgaggggtttgaccacagagctgagaccagagaagcacagcctttctctttgactagacagcctgacagcctgcaaagagtcaaatcctattaaaatcacactgctattctttggtggtgaagaTAGTGGCAGTGtattttttcaacatattcagatacatcAGTGTCCTGGAACCTGCCATACCTATTCATATATTGATGTTTCATTGTTATAAATGATCATAATATTACTTGTAGATATAAAAATGTAtagacaaatatttgagtagactgaccagaccagtttaaaaagcagtatcagtcaaaagacagacagtgaggtatcagatttagattgtattgagtatacagtccacaccatatctattttgacagtgtcacgccctgtccaggtgaactcgggtattttgggtcagtgtgtgtcatgttgggtatttttccttggtttgttgtCTATGTTAGCGTTATAGCCTTGTGTTAGATCTATGTGGGggatttctatgttgggttctgtcgattcccaatcagagacagctgtcgctaattgtctctgattgggatcacatttaagttgctgttttccccacgctgtttgtggggtgttctCTTTGTCCGAGCAGTTAACGTATCGGCATCTTTTCTTGTtttggtgtacgtgtttattccagtgtgttgaataaacatgtgttcgctcccagctgcgctttggtccgcttcctcatatcctgacgccgaacgttacagacagtgaagctaacattttaaatgtggctctaaactccaacattttggatttcagacagaatgttttatatgaggtgacagtatataatgtcaccttttatttgaggatattttaatacatatctgtttcaccatttagagtAATAAAAGCaatttatgtatctagtccccctatttgaagaagtcataagtattctgactaATTAACCTATAGTGTATTAAAGTTGTCAAAACttgagtatttggtcccatattctttgAACACAATTACTACATCAAGCCTGTCACGTTctggggcctgttgcacaaaagtagaattaagacatccgggataaatgactcagctgagctcaatgaagccaaaacatgtgcgtccaggcttaattggttgcacaaagaccaagccaggatgagcagacacggattcattaagccaggtgaaaccaatcctggataggtgcgcgctcacggctcactcaaatagaccccgccacagatcacagattaactgatttaccatggcaactagagccgcgtacttttccccgtcggaagcacaaatcctcatggaggcatacgaggaggtaaaagatataattaagaagaaaggcaacaccgccacagtgataaagcaaagagaaaaagcgtggcaaagtattgcagaccgcctgaatgcgtaagtagtgcacaattacacagtcaccgctccgctgaaacatcacaattacaattcaaatatttaattcacatctccaaaaatgcagttgtactgtaattatgaaacggttaaatttttaattgaaatgcactgcagatatgagtgaaattgtgtaaagtaactccatcacactgtataaagctatgatagattttttgatatttttactgaaaacaagacaaaaataccaagtaattttttgcagtgtgactccattaaatgtgtgtgtgtgtgtgtggtgtgtgtgtgtgtgtgtgtgtgtgtgtgtgtgtgtagattaaacatgaacgggccaaaacggacatggcagcaggtcaaaatcaaatacaagaacattctgcagaatggtatggtccctgactaatatttaacaaagcacaagcatatattgtacccagaaggtgcctgctcacacattgtctgtactgttttagcagtgaaaaagaatacccacagacaaggcacgggtggtgggtcaccaaaggctgaccttaccctagcagaggacatggccttggagctaaataaaggcaggcccgtcttagaggggatccctggggggaaagagacgagcataggttcctcccaagatgccacccgcttcattcaaggtatgtccttccatctctacatgggatacaaccacattcatattgaatcaatttggactgtctgactttggtttacctattgccttgcagtgtctggcagcactgtgttcctgttagagccaccagcacaagcaccagacgatgctgatccagtgagtactccatcaaaggcatactgtaggcctggcatgtcttgtctactagcttcaatatgaatccgattaaatgtgatagggtgaaggccccagtgcagcagcaacagcacatgatggagacgatgatgaggaggagaccatctctctggattccagaaggcatgaggtatcatgttaagactgtgaaagtactatttactctacaatggtgaggagtcctcatcaaaatcaaaaaatctaatttcttttacaggacccagatgctatacagtgggaaaaccagcctggcaacatagtgcgcattaataaaaggacaccacatcctgccaaattccagctgcgctaattgtattgtgttcacagagctcacaagctatcagaaagttgtatggcaaccacctccggcgccaaatagaactggcagacagacattcagtacaagaagaaaaagatggaaaatcttgcactggagtccgaaataaaaaagaggacaattaggaaactggaccttgaaataaaaaaacttgagagcagtacaaccaagtcatcgttataaggcatcgccctcttttgcccacccccccagcaccaggtgtggccactagcctatatgaaggcccaaaattgtgtgttcctttctgctctgacaatggcatgcccattcgtgcgagatgtggtggatgaagaagcacttgtgctgaggagagccttcaggcgagaaagggtcttcagggaccggttggacccactggccttccctgatgaccatctatatgaaagatacaggttttctgcagatggcatcaggtatctatgcagactactgggtcccaggattaagcaccgcactgcacggagccatgcactgagtgtggagcaaatggtttgtgtggccttgcgctttttttctagtggagccttcctgtactcagtgggggatgcagaacagctgaacaaggccacaatttgccgcacaataaggagtgtgtgtctggctatcaaagcattagcagatgtcttcatctccttccctggccacagaagactctgtgacatcaaagaggagttctataggattgcaggtaagaggatctacaaattacaggacaactgttaacacatagtaggatactcattactttgtgtgaCAGGTTTCCCCAATGTCATTGGTGCAGTGGACTGCATACACATAAGGATAAAAGCCCCCTCCGGTGCCCATGAGGCCGATTTTGTGAATAggaaatcctttcacagcattaatgttcaggtgaacataactttttgatattgtccattgacgaacactctgcattgccagtgatgtgcattgattggtgtaatattcctcatcttatgatttcagatggtctgcaatgctgactgtgtgatcagcaatgttgtggcaaaatggcctggctcagtccatgactccagaatctttcgggcctctgaaatctatcagtgcctatcacaaggtaagccacacaacccctatttataaccatcatggctgtgtcaagaatatcactgtgtttatgaggtagtaatgatgagattttgtgttgacaggtgaattctctggtgtgttgctgggagacagggggtatggctgccagccttttctcctgacacctttcacagacccccaggaagcacagcaggcctacaaccatgcccatgccaggaccagggccagagttgaaatgacctttggcctcctgaaggcacgctttcactgccttcacaaattaagggtcagccctgttagggcatgtgatattactgtggcttgtgctgtcctccacaatgtggcctgcctgaggaaggagagggcccCCAGAGTGCCACCAGCCATGGACTGGGACAATCCGGCAATCTTCCCTGATGACGACAGTGGTCGGCTGCTGAGGGACCAATATGTGTTGAATTATTTTAGTTAGTATGTGTGCTTTCAATTTTGGTTAAATATGTCCTGCGGTGGCAGAGGAATTGGGGGTTTTTTGGGTTCGTTTTTTTACGAATTTGGCCTCTTATGATGTTTGTGCggtatactgtgtgtaatacaaggctgcagggaggctactgcatccattcatttgtctgttcagttgatgtgtatggatttgtcctgcatttattttagtgtgcagacatgcagggtgtgttatatacagacctttgaatgtgtatgtatcattttgtataatatgcttggattctgtgctttccatcttgtagtcactgtgacttcagtttcgaaaggagctgatggtttacctgctttgttttgtccttattcaataa is a genomic window containing:
- the LOC115186588 gene encoding putative nuclease HARBI1; the protein is MACPFVRDVVDEEALVLRRAFRRERVFRDRLDPLAFPDDHLYERYRFSADGIRYLCRLLGPRIKHRTARSHALSVEQMVCVALRFFSSGAFLYSVGDAEQLNKATICRTIRSVCLAIKALADVFISFPGHRRLCDIKEEFYRIAGFPNVIGAVDCIHIRIKAPSGAHEADFVNRKSFHSINVQMVCNADCVISNVVAKWPGSVHDSRIFRASEIYQCLSQGEFSGVLLGDRGYGCQPFLLTPFTDPQEAQQAYNHAHARTRARVEMTFGLLKARFHCLHKLRVSPVRACDITVACAVLHNVACLRKERAPRVPPAMDWDNPAIFPDDDSGRLLRDQYVLNYFS